The Antennarius striatus isolate MH-2024 chromosome 11, ASM4005453v1, whole genome shotgun sequence genome window below encodes:
- the LOC137603561 gene encoding zinc finger protein 883-like isoform X2 gives MPHFCAVKTCTNTAKPGTTLSFHRLPTREPERLKLWLLALNVPADAPRSGDNQGEDASRGSSEDIQTSSEEPVPSLQQCDIKMEQILLPGERDVHMHLQVKEEQVDRCDDQSVAADIPDDAEITPPRSEPISPSTDQSVSLNKNTEHNWQLDDGSSSSSSSSSSSSSSSSSQQSYSVEVYVELEQPAREEKSCRICGKSFKRDSHLIRHVDTSHKGQKAFKCMECNKEFEQRYQLVMHIRIHTGERPFSCEFCGKTFAQNSSRLAHLRMHTGEKPYFCAKCGKGFATSNHFKVCQVQNERKLTEIEKANHEEEKAFKCFECNKEFNQKRQLVRHAKIHSGEKPFSCDFCDKTFTQNCNRLVHMRQHTKEKPYFCDKCGKSFARSHHLKYCTAMKNNRVNKSFRCTTCGKTFHTGSELKVHMEVHESWKRHVSEKLQGQESEEKSLQVV, from the exons ATGCCTCACTTCTGCGCGGTGAAGACGTGCACAAACACAGCGAAACCTGGGACTACTTTGTCGTTTCACCGCCTTCCGACGAGGGAACCCGAGCGGCTGAAGCTATGGCTTCTTGCCCTGAACGTCCCTGCGGACGCTCCG CGCTCAGGTGATAACCAGGGTGAGGATGCATCACGTGGTTCCTCTGAAG ATATCCAGACATCCTCTGAGGAGCCCGTCCCTTCATTGCAGCAATGTGACATTAAGATGGAGCAGATTCTCCTTCCGGGGGAAAGAGATGTTCACATGCACCTTCAGGTGAAAGAGGAGCAGGTGGATCGGTGTGACGACCAAAGCGTGGCGGCTGATATTCCCGATGATGCTGAAATCACACCTCCAAGATCTGAACCGATCTCACCTTCCACGGATCAGTCTGTTAGTCTGAACAAAAACACGGAGCACAATTGGCAACTGGACGAtggctcatcatcatcatcatcatcatcatcatcatcatcatcatcatcatcatcacaacagAGCTATAGCGTGGAAGTTTATGTGGAGCTGGAACAGCCTGCGAGGGAAGAAAAATCTTGCCGAATTTGTGggaaaagttttaaaagagACTCTCACCTCATAAGGCATGTAGACACGAGTCACAAAGGGCAGAAAGCGTTTAAATGCATGGAATGCAACAAGGAATTTGAACAGAGGTATCAGCTAGTTATGCATATAAGAATCCACACCGGCGAGAGACCCTTCAGTTGTGAATTCTGCGGTAAAACATTCGCTCAAAACTCGAGTCGTCTTGCACACTTGAGGATGCATACTGGAGAAAAACCATATTTCTGTGCTaaatgtgggaaaggttttGCCACAAGTAATCATTTCAAAGTGTGCCAAGTGCAGAACGAGAGAAAACTCACAGAAATAGAGAAAGCGAATCACGAGGAGGAGAAGGCCTTTAAATGCTTTGAGTGCAACAAGGAGTTCAATCAAAAGCGACAGCTCGTCCGCCATGCAAAGATTCACTCTGGCGAGAAACCATTCAGTTGTGATTTCTGTGACAAAACGTTCACTCAGAACTGCAATCGTTTGGTGCATATGAGACAGCATACTAAAGAGAAGCCGTATTTTTGCGACAAATGTGGTAAGAGCTTTGCCAGGAGTCATCACCTCAAATACTGCACAGCCATGAAAAATAACAGAGTAAACAAGTCATTCCGCTGCACGACGTGTGGCAAAACCTTTCACACGGGTTCAGAGCTGAAGGTGCACATGGAGGTGCACGAGTCATGGAAACGACACGTTAGTGAGAAACTGCAAGGACAAGAGTCAGAAGAGAAAAGCCTTCAAGTGGTGTGA
- the LOC137603561 gene encoding zinc finger protein 510-like isoform X1, which translates to MPHFCAVKTCTNTAKPGTTLSFHRLPTREPERLKLWLLALNVPADAPVSQLRKYIVCSEHFVPDDYTVNGQPGNDKIHRFLTSTAVPSVSLQPGVKRSGDNQGEDASRGSSEDIQTSSEEPVPSLQQCDIKMEQILLPGERDVHMHLQVKEEQVDRCDDQSVAADIPDDAEITPPRSEPISPSTDQSVSLNKNTEHNWQLDDGSSSSSSSSSSSSSSSSSQQSYSVEVYVELEQPAREEKSCRICGKSFKRDSHLIRHVDTSHKGQKAFKCMECNKEFEQRYQLVMHIRIHTGERPFSCEFCGKTFAQNSSRLAHLRMHTGEKPYFCAKCGKGFATSNHFKVCQVQNERKLTEIEKANHEEEKAFKCFECNKEFNQKRQLVRHAKIHSGEKPFSCDFCDKTFTQNCNRLVHMRQHTKEKPYFCDKCGKSFARSHHLKYCTAMKNNRVNKSFRCTTCGKTFHTGSELKVHMEVHESWKRHVSEKLQGQESEEKSLQVV; encoded by the exons ATGCCTCACTTCTGCGCGGTGAAGACGTGCACAAACACAGCGAAACCTGGGACTACTTTGTCGTTTCACCGCCTTCCGACGAGGGAACCCGAGCGGCTGAAGCTATGGCTTCTTGCCCTGAACGTCCCTGCGGACGCTCCGGTGAGCCAGCTGAGAAAATACATTGTGTGCTCGGAGCATTTTGTTCCAGATGATTACACGGTTAACGGGCAACCGGGGAACGATAAAATACACCGTTTTCTGACGTCTACGGCCGTGCCGAGCGTGTCGTTACAGCCGGGTGTGAAG CGCTCAGGTGATAACCAGGGTGAGGATGCATCACGTGGTTCCTCTGAAG ATATCCAGACATCCTCTGAGGAGCCCGTCCCTTCATTGCAGCAATGTGACATTAAGATGGAGCAGATTCTCCTTCCGGGGGAAAGAGATGTTCACATGCACCTTCAGGTGAAAGAGGAGCAGGTGGATCGGTGTGACGACCAAAGCGTGGCGGCTGATATTCCCGATGATGCTGAAATCACACCTCCAAGATCTGAACCGATCTCACCTTCCACGGATCAGTCTGTTAGTCTGAACAAAAACACGGAGCACAATTGGCAACTGGACGAtggctcatcatcatcatcatcatcatcatcatcatcatcatcatcatcatcatcacaacagAGCTATAGCGTGGAAGTTTATGTGGAGCTGGAACAGCCTGCGAGGGAAGAAAAATCTTGCCGAATTTGTGggaaaagttttaaaagagACTCTCACCTCATAAGGCATGTAGACACGAGTCACAAAGGGCAGAAAGCGTTTAAATGCATGGAATGCAACAAGGAATTTGAACAGAGGTATCAGCTAGTTATGCATATAAGAATCCACACCGGCGAGAGACCCTTCAGTTGTGAATTCTGCGGTAAAACATTCGCTCAAAACTCGAGTCGTCTTGCACACTTGAGGATGCATACTGGAGAAAAACCATATTTCTGTGCTaaatgtgggaaaggttttGCCACAAGTAATCATTTCAAAGTGTGCCAAGTGCAGAACGAGAGAAAACTCACAGAAATAGAGAAAGCGAATCACGAGGAGGAGAAGGCCTTTAAATGCTTTGAGTGCAACAAGGAGTTCAATCAAAAGCGACAGCTCGTCCGCCATGCAAAGATTCACTCTGGCGAGAAACCATTCAGTTGTGATTTCTGTGACAAAACGTTCACTCAGAACTGCAATCGTTTGGTGCATATGAGACAGCATACTAAAGAGAAGCCGTATTTTTGCGACAAATGTGGTAAGAGCTTTGCCAGGAGTCATCACCTCAAATACTGCACAGCCATGAAAAATAACAGAGTAAACAAGTCATTCCGCTGCACGACGTGTGGCAAAACCTTTCACACGGGTTCAGAGCTGAAGGTGCACATGGAGGTGCACGAGTCATGGAAACGACACGTTAGTGAGAAACTGCAAGGACAAGAGTCAGAAGAGAAAAGCCTTCAAGTGGTGTGA
- the aftphb gene encoding aftiphilin isoform X3 produces the protein MEPDVIPLHSSPPPPMENGDAEPGLKQEALRDFGGFAYGSSCSSPDLPGFTDSSSNLRESSPTLQPATHQPNCDLHHPVKKSQPASTVNSGSGNSQLVVEGKDSNNSCVHLTNGYPDNQNISGTHLVSMVGVNTQKEETGFADFTVFSAQPEHPWCCGFTPLGDRDRWDGRDGAPDSSTRPSELKCDPEQEGNNKQSEPRYHSTYQTKERACTVVNHCEKRDTASVIPAQDDRQPQETSVDLDFLPEGPNLWKHESRKFEQSYSSSYKEVQEEAGSIREDQEGSAWTVHQPFSVNDSASDDLASFCDDLSIEGPSADWEPNVSSLASGYQTDSDPTDDEEDELGNYCNYNSITHRDKADLRRTKAENVLHYCHQPATQETPATSSQLQPGMHTEDSLSDCKDDSLEPHVEKVAVQIAEAGMQSLQTLPPSDSFADFCSAPMQEDEERLWTEFNDQKAQQGGRTGDQVSSLQTDGGTEEDSWLVQSNASRRNSCQASLSCCVQQLLLASFPAVEIPVTEDEQEVPSLGALEEVLQSSASQWAHRGVWRPQQDLHTAVGLQFQWGGSHTNTTLLRCLGVDPKNIDDACHSESCRIF, from the exons ATGGAGCCAGATGTCATTCCTTTgcactcctcccctcctccaccGATGGAAAATGGTGATGCTGAGCCGGGATTGAAGCAGGAAGCGTTGAGGGACTTTGGGGGATTCGCTTATGGCTCTTCCTGCTCTTCTCCTGACCTCCCAGGCTTCACTGATTCATCATCCAACCTCAGGGAGTCTTCTCCCACCTTACAGCCAGCCACCCATCAACCTAACTGTGACTTACACCACCCAGTTAAAAAATCACAACCTGCATCCACTGTGAATTCGGGATCTGGAAACAGCCAGTTGGTCGTAGAAGGAAAGGATTCTAATAACTCATGTGTGCACCTCACAAATGGATACCCTGACAATCAAAACATCTCTGGGACCCACTTGGTCTCTATGGTGGGTGTAAACACTCAAAAGGAAGAAACAGGGTTTGCTGATTTCACTGTTTTTTCAGCGCAGCCAGAACATCCCTGGTGCTGTGGCTTCACCCCCTTAGGTGACAGGGATAGATGGGATGGCAGAGACGGAGCGCCAGACTCATCCACCAGACCAAGCGAACTGAAGTGTGATCCAGAGCAGGAAGGTAATAATAAGCAGTCTGAGCCCAGATATCACTCCACATATCAGACGAAAGAAAGAGCTTGCACTGTGGTCAATCACTGTGAAAAAAGAGATACAGCATCTGTTATACCTGCTCAGGACGACCGCCAGCCTCAGGAAACTTCAGTAGATTTGGATTTTCTTCCCGAAGGGCCAAATTTATGGAAACACGAATCACGAAAATTTGAACAAAGTTATAGCTCTTCATATAAAGAGGTGCAGGAAGAAGCCGGGTCCATCAGAGAGGATCAAGAGGGGAGTGCCTGGACAGTCCACCAACCATTCAGTGTGAATGACTCTGCCTCAGATGACCTGGCATCATTTTGTGATGACTTGTCCATTGAGGGTCCTTCTGCAGACTGGGAGCCAAATGTGTCATCGCTAGCATCAGGGTATCAGACCGACTCGGACCCgactgatgatgaggaagacgaGCTGGGAAACTACTGTAATTATAACTCTATTACCCACAGAGACAAGGCAGATCTCAGACGGACAAAGGCAGAGAATGTTTTACATTATTGTCACCAACCTGCAACTCAGGAAACTCCAGCTACCTCCAGCCAATTGCAACCTGGGATGCATACAGAAGACAGTCTTTCAGACTGTAAAGATGATAGTTTAGAGCCTCATGTGGAGAAAGTAGCGGTCCAAATAGCTGAAGCAGGGATGCAGAGTCTTCAGACCCTCCCGCCAAGTGACAGTTTTGCAGATTTTTGCTCGGCGCCAATGCAGGAGGACGAAGAGAGGTTATGGACGGAGTTCAACGACCAGAAGGCTCAGCAGGGGGGACGAACTGGAGATCAAGTCAGCAGTCTGCAGACTGATGGGGGCACTGAGGAAGACTCCTGGCTGGTGCAAAGTAATGCTTCCAGGAGGAATAGCTGTCAG GCATCCCTCTCCTGCTGTGTTCAGCAGCTTCTCCTGGCCAGTTTTCCAGCAGTGGAGATCCCAGTTACAGAGGATGAACAGGAGGTACCCAGCCTTGGTGCTCTGGAGGAGGTGCTGCAAAGTTCTGCATCTCAGTG GGCTCATCGGGGGGTGTGGCGGCCGCAGCAGGACCTCCACACAGCAGTTGGCCTCCAGTTTCAATGGGGAGGTTcccatacaaacacaacactgcTCAGGTGCCTTGGTGTGGATCCAAAGAACATT GACGATGCCTGTCACAGTGAGTCTTGCAGAATATTCTGA
- the aftphb gene encoding aftiphilin isoform X2, producing MEPDVIPLHSSPPPPMENGDAEPGLKQEALRDFGGFAYGSSCSSPDLPGFTDSSSNLRESSPTLQPATHQPNCDLHHPVKKSQPASTVNSGSGNSQLVVEGKDSNNSCVHLTNGYPDNQNISGTHLVSMVGVNTQKEETGFADFTVFSAQPEHPWCCGFTPLGDRDRWDGRDGAPDSSTRPSELKCDPEQEGNNKQSEPRYHSTYQTKERACTVVNHCEKRDTASVIPAQDDRQPQETSVDLDFLPEGPNLWKHESRKFEQSYSSSYKEVQEEAGSIREDQEGSAWTVHQPFSVNDSASDDLASFCDDLSIEGPSADWEPNVSSLASGYQTDSDPTDDEEDELGNYCNYNSITHRDKADLRRTKAENVLHYCHQPATQETPATSSQLQPGMHTEDSLSDCKDDSLEPHVEKVAVQIAEAGMQSLQTLPPSDSFADFCSAPMQEDEERLWTEFNDQKAQQGGRTGDQVSSLQTDGGTEEDSWLVQSNASRRNSCQASLSCCVQQLLLASFPAVEIPVTEDEQEVPSLGALEEVLQSSASQWAHRGVWRPQQDLHTAVGLQFQWGGSHTNTTLLRCLGVDPKNIVFTGATKHSMSIPALSSSLGKLEVTQKPVCSSGRTPTALTDLMQEALPSSPDWSSRGLGSSQDGTSPRRGPHF from the exons ATGGAGCCAGATGTCATTCCTTTgcactcctcccctcctccaccGATGGAAAATGGTGATGCTGAGCCGGGATTGAAGCAGGAAGCGTTGAGGGACTTTGGGGGATTCGCTTATGGCTCTTCCTGCTCTTCTCCTGACCTCCCAGGCTTCACTGATTCATCATCCAACCTCAGGGAGTCTTCTCCCACCTTACAGCCAGCCACCCATCAACCTAACTGTGACTTACACCACCCAGTTAAAAAATCACAACCTGCATCCACTGTGAATTCGGGATCTGGAAACAGCCAGTTGGTCGTAGAAGGAAAGGATTCTAATAACTCATGTGTGCACCTCACAAATGGATACCCTGACAATCAAAACATCTCTGGGACCCACTTGGTCTCTATGGTGGGTGTAAACACTCAAAAGGAAGAAACAGGGTTTGCTGATTTCACTGTTTTTTCAGCGCAGCCAGAACATCCCTGGTGCTGTGGCTTCACCCCCTTAGGTGACAGGGATAGATGGGATGGCAGAGACGGAGCGCCAGACTCATCCACCAGACCAAGCGAACTGAAGTGTGATCCAGAGCAGGAAGGTAATAATAAGCAGTCTGAGCCCAGATATCACTCCACATATCAGACGAAAGAAAGAGCTTGCACTGTGGTCAATCACTGTGAAAAAAGAGATACAGCATCTGTTATACCTGCTCAGGACGACCGCCAGCCTCAGGAAACTTCAGTAGATTTGGATTTTCTTCCCGAAGGGCCAAATTTATGGAAACACGAATCACGAAAATTTGAACAAAGTTATAGCTCTTCATATAAAGAGGTGCAGGAAGAAGCCGGGTCCATCAGAGAGGATCAAGAGGGGAGTGCCTGGACAGTCCACCAACCATTCAGTGTGAATGACTCTGCCTCAGATGACCTGGCATCATTTTGTGATGACTTGTCCATTGAGGGTCCTTCTGCAGACTGGGAGCCAAATGTGTCATCGCTAGCATCAGGGTATCAGACCGACTCGGACCCgactgatgatgaggaagacgaGCTGGGAAACTACTGTAATTATAACTCTATTACCCACAGAGACAAGGCAGATCTCAGACGGACAAAGGCAGAGAATGTTTTACATTATTGTCACCAACCTGCAACTCAGGAAACTCCAGCTACCTCCAGCCAATTGCAACCTGGGATGCATACAGAAGACAGTCTTTCAGACTGTAAAGATGATAGTTTAGAGCCTCATGTGGAGAAAGTAGCGGTCCAAATAGCTGAAGCAGGGATGCAGAGTCTTCAGACCCTCCCGCCAAGTGACAGTTTTGCAGATTTTTGCTCGGCGCCAATGCAGGAGGACGAAGAGAGGTTATGGACGGAGTTCAACGACCAGAAGGCTCAGCAGGGGGGACGAACTGGAGATCAAGTCAGCAGTCTGCAGACTGATGGGGGCACTGAGGAAGACTCCTGGCTGGTGCAAAGTAATGCTTCCAGGAGGAATAGCTGTCAG GCATCCCTCTCCTGCTGTGTTCAGCAGCTTCTCCTGGCCAGTTTTCCAGCAGTGGAGATCCCAGTTACAGAGGATGAACAGGAGGTACCCAGCCTTGGTGCTCTGGAGGAGGTGCTGCAAAGTTCTGCATCTCAGTG GGCTCATCGGGGGGTGTGGCGGCCGCAGCAGGACCTCCACACAGCAGTTGGCCTCCAGTTTCAATGGGGAGGTTcccatacaaacacaacactgcTCAGGTGCCTTGGTGTGGATCCAAAGAACATT GTCTTCACAGGAGCAACGAAGCACTCAATGTCCATTCCTGCTTTATCATCCAGCCTG GGAAAACTAGAGGTCACCCAGAAGCCTGTGTGTTCATCAGGACGCACACCGACCGCCTTAACAGATTTAATGcag GAGGCGCTCCCCTCCAGCCCGGACTGGAGCAGCCGTGGCCTTGGCAGCTCTCAGGACGGAACGTCCCCCCGCCGAGGCCCTCACTTCTGA
- the aftphb gene encoding aftiphilin isoform X1 has translation MEPDVIPLHSSPPPPMENGDAEPGLKQEALRDFGGFAYGSSCSSPDLPGFTDSSSNLRESSPTLQPATHQPNCDLHHPVKKSQPASTVNSGSGNSQLVVEGKDSNNSCVHLTNGYPDNQNISGTHLVSMVGVNTQKEETGFADFTVFSAQPEHPWCCGFTPLGDRDRWDGRDGAPDSSTRPSELKCDPEQEGNNKQSEPRYHSTYQTKERACTVVNHCEKRDTASVIPAQDDRQPQETSVDLDFLPEGPNLWKHESRKFEQSYSSSYKEVQEEAGSIREDQEGSAWTVHQPFSVNDSASDDLASFCDDLSIEGPSADWEPNVSSLASGYQTDSDPTDDEEDELGNYCNYNSITHRDKADLRRTKAENVLHYCHQPATQETPATSSQLQPGMHTEDSLSDCKDDSLEPHVEKVAVQIAEAGMQSLQTLPPSDSFADFCSAPMQEDEERLWTEFNDQKAQQGGRTGDQVSSLQTDGGTEEDSWLVQSNASRRNSCQASLSCCVQQLLLASFPAVEIPVTEDEQEVPSLGALEEVLQSSASQWAHRGVWRPQQDLHTAVGLQFQWGGSHTNTTLLRCLGVDPKNIVFTGATKHSMSIPALSSSLGKLEVTQKPVCSSGRTPTALTDLMRRSPPARTGAAVALAALRTERPPAEALTSEGT, from the exons ATGGAGCCAGATGTCATTCCTTTgcactcctcccctcctccaccGATGGAAAATGGTGATGCTGAGCCGGGATTGAAGCAGGAAGCGTTGAGGGACTTTGGGGGATTCGCTTATGGCTCTTCCTGCTCTTCTCCTGACCTCCCAGGCTTCACTGATTCATCATCCAACCTCAGGGAGTCTTCTCCCACCTTACAGCCAGCCACCCATCAACCTAACTGTGACTTACACCACCCAGTTAAAAAATCACAACCTGCATCCACTGTGAATTCGGGATCTGGAAACAGCCAGTTGGTCGTAGAAGGAAAGGATTCTAATAACTCATGTGTGCACCTCACAAATGGATACCCTGACAATCAAAACATCTCTGGGACCCACTTGGTCTCTATGGTGGGTGTAAACACTCAAAAGGAAGAAACAGGGTTTGCTGATTTCACTGTTTTTTCAGCGCAGCCAGAACATCCCTGGTGCTGTGGCTTCACCCCCTTAGGTGACAGGGATAGATGGGATGGCAGAGACGGAGCGCCAGACTCATCCACCAGACCAAGCGAACTGAAGTGTGATCCAGAGCAGGAAGGTAATAATAAGCAGTCTGAGCCCAGATATCACTCCACATATCAGACGAAAGAAAGAGCTTGCACTGTGGTCAATCACTGTGAAAAAAGAGATACAGCATCTGTTATACCTGCTCAGGACGACCGCCAGCCTCAGGAAACTTCAGTAGATTTGGATTTTCTTCCCGAAGGGCCAAATTTATGGAAACACGAATCACGAAAATTTGAACAAAGTTATAGCTCTTCATATAAAGAGGTGCAGGAAGAAGCCGGGTCCATCAGAGAGGATCAAGAGGGGAGTGCCTGGACAGTCCACCAACCATTCAGTGTGAATGACTCTGCCTCAGATGACCTGGCATCATTTTGTGATGACTTGTCCATTGAGGGTCCTTCTGCAGACTGGGAGCCAAATGTGTCATCGCTAGCATCAGGGTATCAGACCGACTCGGACCCgactgatgatgaggaagacgaGCTGGGAAACTACTGTAATTATAACTCTATTACCCACAGAGACAAGGCAGATCTCAGACGGACAAAGGCAGAGAATGTTTTACATTATTGTCACCAACCTGCAACTCAGGAAACTCCAGCTACCTCCAGCCAATTGCAACCTGGGATGCATACAGAAGACAGTCTTTCAGACTGTAAAGATGATAGTTTAGAGCCTCATGTGGAGAAAGTAGCGGTCCAAATAGCTGAAGCAGGGATGCAGAGTCTTCAGACCCTCCCGCCAAGTGACAGTTTTGCAGATTTTTGCTCGGCGCCAATGCAGGAGGACGAAGAGAGGTTATGGACGGAGTTCAACGACCAGAAGGCTCAGCAGGGGGGACGAACTGGAGATCAAGTCAGCAGTCTGCAGACTGATGGGGGCACTGAGGAAGACTCCTGGCTGGTGCAAAGTAATGCTTCCAGGAGGAATAGCTGTCAG GCATCCCTCTCCTGCTGTGTTCAGCAGCTTCTCCTGGCCAGTTTTCCAGCAGTGGAGATCCCAGTTACAGAGGATGAACAGGAGGTACCCAGCCTTGGTGCTCTGGAGGAGGTGCTGCAAAGTTCTGCATCTCAGTG GGCTCATCGGGGGGTGTGGCGGCCGCAGCAGGACCTCCACACAGCAGTTGGCCTCCAGTTTCAATGGGGAGGTTcccatacaaacacaacactgcTCAGGTGCCTTGGTGTGGATCCAAAGAACATT GTCTTCACAGGAGCAACGAAGCACTCAATGTCCATTCCTGCTTTATCATCCAGCCTG GGAAAACTAGAGGTCACCCAGAAGCCTGTGTGTTCATCAGGACGCACACCGACCGCCTTAACAGATTTAAT GAGGCGCTCCCCTCCAGCCCGGACTGGAGCAGCCGTGGCCTTGGCAGCTCTCAGGACGGAACGTCCCCCCGCCGAGGCCCTCACTTCTGAGGGGACTTAG